The Actinomycetota bacterium region CCCCTCGAGCTTGTCGAGCTTGTCGAGCTTGTCGGGCTTGTCGGGCATATGCGTATATGGTCGGCATCGCACCCGGGGGGAGACAATGACCCCCACTCCTCATTTCGGCTGGTCCGCCCGAAGGTTCTCGCGTAGGTCGCGCGAGTGAGGGCCGGTCTGCGTGGGGTTCCTGGCCGACCTCCCGAGCGTAGGCCGAACGGTCGCCACGCCCGTTGCAGCGGAGCCGGACCACGCTACGGCTTGACGAGGACGCGCGCACCGACGGGAACGTGTGGGTACAGCTCCTCGGCGTCCTCGATATTCATGCGGATGCATCCGTGCGACGCCGCCGTCCCGATCGACGATGAATCCCACGTGCCGTGGATCCGGATGCCGGGGGCATTCAGGTACATCGCGCGCGTGCCCAGCGGATTCCCGGGGCCTGGGCCGATGGACGCCGGCAGGTCGGCCCCCCACGTGTCCGGCGCCGGGTTGTACCAGGTCGGGTTCTCCACCTTGTTGACGATCTCGAACGTGCCGACCGGGGTTGGATATCCCGGCGTTCCCGTGGCCACCCGGTACTCCCTGACCACCTCGAGGTCTTCGTACACGACGAGGGTGTTTGCCGACACGTCCACGACGAGCGTCGTTCCCAGGGAGGTGGTCGTTACCTCGGGTGTCACCTCGCGGACGGGGATGTCCACCTCGTCCACCTGACGCGCGAGCGCCTTGAGGATGCGCTGCACCGCGATATCCGACTTGATCTCCTGACCGGTGCGCGAGCGCCGCGTGACGATTTCGCCGTCCTCCAGAGCAAAGCGAGCGTCGACGGCGGGCACCGCGACCTCGCGGTACGCCTGCTCCACGAACGCATCGACGGCGCCTTCGTCCTGGACGTACTCGATCCGGAAGCCCACGTCGACCGGATGGTCGGCGATCCGGTGGTAGAGGCGCGAGAAGAGAGACATGTCGCCGGCGACGGCGTAAGCGCGATCGATCGCACCGTCGACGTCCGCCTGCACACCGAGAGCGGCCGGCGTCACCGTCCACACGGCGCCGGCCGCGTGAACCGCGAGGTCGTCGGTGAGACGAGGTTCCGCCTGTGCCTGAACGGCGCGCCGCGCCTCATCGCGCGTCATCCCACTCACGTCGACGCCACCGATGCTGACGCCGGGGAGGATTCGGTCGGCGGCCGAGGCGTCGTAGCGGTAGGCGGCGTAGGCGGTGCCGCCTCCCAAGACGCCGAGCACCGCCAGCGAGCCGAGCGCGATCTTAAGTCCTCGCCTCGACCGTCTCCTGTGCCTCATCGCCATCCGACGTGTCCTCGCGTCGCTCGACTGCTGTCGTCTTTCTACCTGCTTCAACGGCGGACTATTCCACAAGCTGAAGTCGTCATTAGCCGCCTATGACGCGGGAATCCATTGGCTGGGGATCGGGATCCCCAGCGCCACGGCGTACGTCGCGAGGCCCTCGCGACCCAGCGAATACGACGCAGACGCCGGCACGAACGTTCCACTCTCCGAGGCGGCAAGAACCGCTCCCGACGGTTCGGCCTCGAGGAAGTCCTTCGGCGCGACCACGGATCGCTGCGGTG contains the following coding sequences:
- a CDS encoding L,D-transpeptidase/peptidoglycan binding protein, yielding MAMRHRRRSRRGLKIALGSLAVLGVLGGGTAYAAYRYDASAADRILPGVSIGGVDVSGMTRDEARRAVQAQAEPRLTDDLAVHAAGAVWTVTPAALGVQADVDGAIDRAYAVAGDMSLFSRLYHRIADHPVDVGFRIEYVQDEGAVDAFVEQAYREVAVPAVDARFALEDGEIVTRRSRTGQEIKSDIAVQRILKALARQVDEVDIPVREVTPEVTTTSLGTTLVVDVSANTLVVYEDLEVVREYRVATGTPGYPTPVGTFEIVNKVENPTWYNPAPDTWGADLPASIGPGPGNPLGTRAMYLNAPGIRIHGTWDSSSIGTAASHGCIRMNIEDAEELYPHVPVGARVLVKP